From Edaphobacter lichenicola, the proteins below share one genomic window:
- a CDS encoding Fe2+-dependent dioxygenase, protein MLITIPDVLSATELKHARAALDAAEWVDGKVTAGYQAQSVKENLQLPEGHPIAVKLGEVVLGALARSPLFMSTALPLRVFPPMFNRYTGGGHFGTHVDTAIRANASTGQRIRTDISATLFLSAPDEYDGGDLSVEDTYGVHSVKLPAGHMVLYPATSLHRVTPVTRGARVASFFWVQSMIRSDADRTLLYDLDTAIQRLALESPGNATTVQLTGIYHNLLRRWAEM, encoded by the coding sequence TTCCCGACGTGTTGAGCGCAACCGAACTAAAGCACGCAAGAGCAGCGCTCGACGCAGCCGAGTGGGTCGACGGCAAGGTCACCGCCGGCTACCAGGCCCAAAGCGTCAAGGAGAACCTCCAACTCCCCGAGGGCCATCCCATAGCGGTCAAGTTAGGCGAGGTGGTTCTCGGAGCCTTGGCCCGGTCGCCGCTCTTTATGTCGACAGCCCTCCCGCTGCGGGTCTTTCCCCCGATGTTCAACCGCTACACCGGCGGCGGCCACTTCGGCACCCACGTCGACACTGCGATTCGCGCCAACGCCTCCACCGGCCAGCGCATCAGAACCGACATCTCCGCCACGCTCTTTCTCTCCGCCCCGGACGAGTATGACGGCGGCGACCTCTCCGTCGAAGACACCTACGGCGTTCATTCCGTCAAGCTCCCCGCGGGACACATGGTCCTCTATCCCGCCACCAGCCTGCACCGTGTCACCCCCGTCACCCGAGGTGCACGCGTAGCCTCCTTCTTCTGGGTACAGAGCATGATTCGGAGCGACGCCGACCGAACCCTCCTCTACGACCTCGACACGGCCATCCAGCGCCTGGCGCTCGAGAGTCCCGGCAACGCCACAACCGTACAACTGACCGGTATCTACCACAATCTCTTGCGCCGCTGGGCCGAGATGTAG